The proteins below are encoded in one region of Cetobacterium sp. ZOR0034:
- a CDS encoding DUF979 domain-containing protein, with protein sequence MNTTMLLEFMYILCGVILLVSGVYSFLDKSNPKRLGSTAFWMIFGFLFIGGPYVSPAVVGGLLLVMGALSATKSVSLATFTTSSEEFREKQAHKIGNTLFIPAGLIGVVAFAVAQFTSLGGLIGLGLGALVALLVTMLVTKEKLKNIPYDSSRILQQMGPTVILPQLLGSLGSVFAKAGVGSVIAAIMGSFVTEGDILAGVIVYCLAMAIFTMIMGNGFAAFAVITAGIGYPFLIVQGGNPAIIGALGLTAGFCGTLLTPMGANFNIVPASILEMKNKNGVILKQIAVAVPLLLIHIILMYLLAF encoded by the coding sequence GTGAATACAACAATGTTATTAGAGTTTATGTATATACTTTGCGGAGTTATTTTATTAGTTAGTGGAGTATATTCATTTTTAGATAAAAGCAATCCAAAGAGACTTGGATCGACAGCATTTTGGATGATATTTGGATTCTTATTTATAGGGGGACCATATGTAAGTCCAGCAGTAGTAGGAGGATTACTTTTAGTAATGGGAGCTTTAAGTGCAACTAAGTCAGTTTCACTTGCAACATTTACAACAAGTAGTGAAGAGTTTAGAGAAAAACAAGCACATAAAATAGGTAATACATTATTTATTCCAGCTGGATTGATAGGGGTTGTAGCGTTTGCTGTTGCTCAGTTTACAAGTTTAGGTGGATTAATTGGTCTTGGATTAGGGGCATTAGTAGCTCTTTTAGTTACAATGTTAGTAACAAAAGAGAAATTAAAAAATATTCCCTATGATTCAAGTAGAATTTTACAACAAATGGGACCAACAGTTATTTTACCACAACTTTTAGGATCTTTAGGATCTGTTTTTGCTAAAGCAGGAGTGGGAAGTGTTATAGCTGCAATAATGGGAAGTTTTGTAACTGAAGGTGATATTTTAGCAGGAGTTATAGTATATTGTTTAGCGATGGCTATATTCACAATGATTATGGGAAATGGTTTTGCTGCTTTTGCTGTTATTACAGCAGGAATAGGATATCCATTCCTTATAGTTCAAGGTGGAAATCCAGCAATAATTGGAGCGTTAGGACTTACAGCAGGATTCTGCGGAACTCTGTTAACACCTATGGGTGCTAATTTCAATATAGTTCCAGCATCAATTTTAGAGATGAAAAATAAAAATGGAGTTATTTTAAAACAGATAGCTGTGGCGGTACCTCTTTTACTAATACATATTATACTTATGTATTTATTAGCATTTTAA
- a CDS encoding PTS sugar transporter subunit IIB, with protein MKKILLLCSAGMSTSMVVKKMEAAAAAENIEVKIDAVGLEQFHELLSQYDVFLLGPQVRFKKAELGAIAAAAGKPLDVIDTMAYGTLNGKKILDFALSLAK; from the coding sequence ATGAAAAAAATATTATTACTTTGCTCTGCTGGAATGTCAACAAGTATGGTTGTAAAGAAAATGGAAGCTGCTGCTGCTGCTGAAAATATAGAAGTAAAAATCGATGCTGTAGGATTAGAGCAATTCCATGAATTATTATCTCAATATGATGTATTCCTTTTAGGACCACAAGTTAGATTTAAGAAAGCTGAATTAGGAGCTATCGCTGCTGCTGCCGGTAAACCATTAGATGTAATCGATACTATGGCTTACGGAACATTAAACGGAAAGAAAATTTTAGACTTTGCTTTAAGCTTAGCTAAATAG
- the hslO gene encoding Hsp33 family molecular chaperone HslO: MSRLIRGVSKNARFVLVDTKDIVQEALNIHKCSPTAISAFGRLLSASVMMGATLKGEDVLTLRTMTDGPLSTMVATINKDGVKGYVSNPEADLPAKENGQPDVQNLVGRGTLNVIKDLGLKEPYVGISTITSGEIAYDIAYYFVTSEQTPTVIALGVDLENETTVRSAGGYMIQLLPDAEESFIVELERKIGAIRSVSELFRGGMNLESMLHLLYDDMNDENPETLIENYEILEEKEIKYNCNCDREKFYRGVITLGKTQLEEILEEKGEVEAECHFCGKRYSFKREDLGEVL, from the coding sequence ATGAGTAGATTAATAAGAGGAGTAAGTAAAAATGCAAGATTTGTTCTTGTGGATACAAAGGATATTGTTCAAGAGGCTTTAAATATTCATAAATGCAGTCCAACAGCAATTTCAGCTTTTGGAAGACTTTTATCAGCTTCAGTTATGATGGGTGCAACATTGAAAGGTGAGGATGTATTAACACTTAGAACAATGACGGATGGACCATTATCAACGATGGTAGCAACAATAAATAAAGATGGAGTAAAAGGTTATGTATCAAATCCTGAGGCTGATTTACCAGCAAAAGAGAATGGACAACCAGATGTTCAAAATTTAGTAGGAAGAGGAACACTGAACGTAATAAAAGATTTAGGTTTAAAAGAACCATACGTGGGAATATCTACAATAACAAGTGGGGAGATAGCTTATGATATAGCTTACTACTTTGTAACTTCAGAGCAAACACCAACAGTGATAGCTTTAGGTGTAGATTTAGAGAACGAAACTACAGTTAGATCAGCTGGTGGGTATATGATTCAACTTCTACCTGATGCAGAGGAAAGCTTTATAGTTGAATTAGAAAGAAAAATTGGAGCAATTAGAAGTGTTAGTGAGTTATTTAGAGGTGGAATGAACTTAGAATCAATGCTACATCTATTATATGATGACATGAACGATGAAAATCCAGAAACTTTAATTGAGAATTATGAGATATTAGAAGAGAAAGAGATAAAGTATAACTGTAACTGCGATAGAGAAAAATTCTATAGAGGAGTTATAACTTTAGGAAAAACTCAATTAGAAGAGATATTAGAAGAAAAGGGAGAAGTTGAAGCTGAGTGTCACTTCTGTGGAAAAAGATACTCGTTCAAAAGAGAGGATTTAGGTGAAGTACTGTGA
- the ligA gene encoding NAD-dependent DNA ligase LigA produces MLKLFDIVEEKSPKDRVDELRKEIERYNYYYYTKNESLISDIEFDKLLKELEELEKKYPEYKNENSPTSFVGASNLKESKFQKVIHKKPMLSLNNSYNIEDVVAFTERVQKNLETNYKELEYVLELKLDGASISVTYENGELIRAVTRGDGIEGEDVTENILAIQSIPNFLKEDVSLEVRGEIVLPLSRFKTLNEERLQAGEEIFANPRNAASGTLRQIDSEIVKERGLDAYFYFVVDAEQYGFKTHKESLEYLEKVGIKTTGVADLISDMSVMEKRIAFWENEKENLDFETDGLVIKLNDITLWEEVGYTTKSPRWAIAYKFPAKQVTTELLGITWQVGRTGKVTPVAELKEVELSGSKVKRASLHNMDEIIRKDIRIGDRVFIEKAAEIIPQVVSSVKEIRTGEEKEVVAPTNCPVCQTLLEKEEGLVDLKCINPACPAIVQGGIEYFVSRDAMNISGFGSKIVERMLQLGYIKDITDIFELDKYKDELMTLDKMGEKSVEKLLASIEKSKSRPYSKTLYALGIPFVGKFLGDVLAKKSKNIDSLATMTKDELLAMDGVGEKVAESVYGFFRDEASLDIIRKLKAHGVNFGKIIDDKKSEVVSEGKFTGKTFLFTGKLQKFKREEIKDLIESLGGTNLSSVSKKLDYLIVGEDAGSKLKKAEELGTVKILTEDEFLEFTK; encoded by the coding sequence GTGCTTAAATTATTTGATATAGTTGAAGAGAAAAGTCCCAAAGATAGAGTAGATGAACTAAGAAAAGAGATAGAACGTTATAACTACTATTATTATACAAAAAATGAATCGTTAATATCTGATATTGAGTTTGATAAACTTTTAAAAGAGCTCGAAGAATTAGAAAAAAAATATCCTGAGTACAAAAATGAAAATTCTCCAACAAGTTTTGTAGGAGCGAGTAATTTAAAAGAGAGTAAATTCCAGAAAGTAATTCATAAAAAACCTATGTTAAGTTTAAATAATTCCTATAATATAGAGGATGTTGTAGCTTTTACAGAGAGAGTTCAGAAGAATTTAGAAACGAATTATAAAGAGTTAGAATATGTATTAGAGCTAAAGCTTGATGGGGCTAGTATAAGTGTGACATATGAAAACGGAGAGCTTATTAGAGCGGTGACAAGAGGAGACGGAATAGAGGGTGAAGATGTAACAGAAAATATTCTTGCGATTCAAAGTATTCCAAATTTTTTAAAAGAAGATGTCAGCTTAGAGGTAAGGGGAGAGATTGTATTACCTTTAAGTAGATTTAAAACTTTAAACGAAGAAAGATTACAGGCAGGAGAGGAGATTTTTGCCAATCCAAGAAATGCGGCTAGTGGAACTTTGAGACAGATTGATTCAGAGATAGTTAAAGAAAGAGGACTAGATGCATATTTTTATTTTGTAGTAGATGCTGAGCAGTATGGATTTAAAACTCATAAGGAGAGTTTAGAGTATTTAGAAAAAGTTGGAATAAAAACAACAGGTGTTGCTGATTTAATTAGTGATATGTCAGTTATGGAAAAAAGAATTGCCTTCTGGGAAAATGAAAAAGAAAATTTAGATTTTGAAACAGATGGATTGGTTATAAAATTAAACGATATAACGTTATGGGAAGAGGTTGGTTATACAACGAAAAGCCCAAGGTGGGCAATCGCATACAAATTCCCAGCAAAGCAGGTAACAACAGAGTTATTGGGAATAACGTGGCAGGTTGGAAGAACAGGAAAAGTAACACCAGTAGCGGAATTGAAAGAGGTTGAATTATCTGGAAGTAAGGTGAAAAGAGCAAGTCTTCATAATATGGATGAGATAATAAGAAAAGATATAAGAATAGGAGATAGAGTTTTTATTGAGAAAGCAGCAGAGATAATTCCTCAAGTTGTAAGTTCTGTGAAAGAGATAAGAACAGGAGAAGAGAAGGAAGTTGTAGCACCAACTAACTGTCCTGTCTGCCAGACACTTTTAGAAAAAGAGGAAGGATTGGTAGATTTAAAATGTATAAATCCAGCCTGCCCAGCTATTGTTCAAGGAGGAATTGAATACTTTGTTTCTCGTGATGCTATGAATATAAGTGGATTCGGAAGCAAGATTGTAGAAAGAATGCTTCAGTTAGGATATATAAAAGACATAACAGATATTTTTGAGCTAGATAAATATAAAGATGAACTGATGACTTTAGATAAAATGGGAGAGAAGAGCGTTGAAAAATTATTAGCTTCGATAGAAAAAAGTAAATCTAGACCATATTCAAAAACACTTTATGCTCTAGGAATTCCTTTTGTTGGAAAATTCTTAGGAGATGTTTTAGCTAAGAAAAGTAAAAATATAGATTCATTGGCTACTATGACTAAAGATGAACTTTTAGCTATGGATGGTGTTGGTGAAAAGGTTGCAGAATCTGTTTATGGTTTCTTTAGAGATGAGGCATCTTTAGATATTATTAGAAAATTAAAAGCGCACGGTGTTAATTTTGGAAAAATAATTGATGATAAAAAGAGTGAGGTTGTATCAGAAGGTAAATTTACTGGAAAAACATTTTTATTTACTGGAAAACTTCAGAAATTCAAAAGAGAAGAGATCAAAGATTTAATTGAATCTTTAGGAGGAACGAATCTTTCGTCAGTAAGTAAGAAATTGGATTATTTGATTGTTGGTGAAGATGCGGGAAGTAAATTGAAAAAAGCAGAAGAGTTGGGAACAGTTAAGATTTTGACAGAGGATGAGTTTTTAGAATTTACTAAATAG
- the pcp gene encoding pyroglutamyl-peptidase I has translation MKVLITGFDPFGGESINPAWEAVNAMQDVIDGIEIVKLQIPTVFRKSAEKLFAGIEEHKPDVVMCIGQAGGRYDMSVERVAINMDDGRIPDNEGYQPIDTPVYEDGENAYFATLPIKGIVEEIKAANIPASVSNTAGTYVCNHIMYSLLYYISKNNLNIKGGFIHVPYITQQVVDKKNMPYMEVGTITKALESAVKALKKYEVDVKVSGGKEF, from the coding sequence ATGAAAGTTTTAATTACAGGTTTTGATCCTTTTGGAGGAGAAAGTATAAATCCAGCTTGGGAAGCAGTAAATGCTATGCAAGATGTGATTGATGGAATTGAAATAGTAAAACTTCAAATTCCAACAGTATTTAGAAAGTCAGCAGAAAAACTTTTTGCAGGAATAGAAGAGCATAAACCCGATGTAGTTATGTGTATAGGACAAGCTGGTGGTAGATATGATATGTCTGTTGAAAGAGTTGCTATAAATATGGATGATGGAAGAATTCCTGATAATGAGGGATATCAACCAATCGATACGCCGGTTTATGAGGATGGTGAAAATGCTTATTTTGCAACGCTTCCTATAAAAGGGATAGTAGAAGAGATTAAAGCAGCAAATATTCCTGCATCGGTTTCAAATACAGCAGGAACTTATGTTTGTAATCACATAATGTATTCATTACTTTATTATATTTCTAAAAATAATTTAAATATAAAGGGTGGATTTATACATGTTCCTTATATAACTCAGCAAGTTGTAGATAAGAAAAATATGCCATATATGGAAGTGGGAACAATAACGAAAGCTTTAGAGAGTGCTGTAAAAGCATTAAAAAAGTATGAAGTGGATGTAAAAGTTTCTGGTGGTAAAGAGTTTTAA
- a CDS encoding RNA-guided endonuclease TnpB family protein: MKTYNLAFKYRIYPNETQANTINATFGCTRLVYNRFLAQRKELYETKKKSVTYNTQAKELPLLKLELPFLKEVDSIALQQSLKNLETAYMNFFQKRTAFPKFKSKRSTRKSYNTVSTSNNIRVEGNFLKLPKLGLVKIKLHRAIPQNYIIKSATISQEPNGAYYVSLLTEFQRDIKEVPSDNNIVGLDFAMSELFVSSDNQRADYPRFFRKLEAKLVKAQRELSRKVKFSQNWYKAKLKVAKIHNLIKNSRKDFLHKLSHELVTKYNAIILEDLNMKGMSQALNFGKSVADNGWGMFTTMLQYKSMFLGKQVIKIDKWFPSSKTCSFCGAIKTELPLSTRVYKCDECNNEIDRDLNASINIREVGRSLLAY, translated from the coding sequence ATGAAGACATATAACTTAGCTTTTAAATATAGAATCTATCCCAATGAAACCCAAGCGAATACAATTAATGCAACTTTTGGTTGTACTAGACTTGTGTATAACAGATTCTTAGCTCAGAGAAAAGAATTGTATGAGACAAAGAAAAAATCTGTAACTTACAATACCCAAGCTAAAGAGCTTCCCCTACTTAAACTTGAATTACCATTCTTGAAAGAGGTTGATTCAATAGCATTACAACAATCACTTAAAAATTTAGAAACTGCATATATGAATTTCTTTCAAAAGCGTACAGCATTTCCTAAGTTCAAATCTAAAAGGTCAACTAGAAAATCGTACAATACAGTATCTACAAGTAATAATATTAGAGTTGAAGGAAATTTTCTGAAACTTCCAAAGCTAGGTTTAGTTAAAATTAAACTTCATAGAGCGATACCTCAAAATTATATAATTAAATCAGCTACCATTAGCCAAGAGCCTAACGGTGCTTACTACGTTTCTTTACTAACTGAATTCCAAAGAGATATTAAAGAAGTTCCGAGCGATAATAATATTGTTGGGCTTGATTTTGCTATGTCTGAACTTTTTGTTAGCTCCGATAACCAAAGGGCTGACTATCCTAGATTTTTTAGAAAGTTAGAAGCTAAACTTGTTAAAGCTCAAAGAGAATTATCAAGAAAAGTTAAATTCTCACAAAATTGGTATAAAGCAAAATTAAAAGTTGCTAAAATTCATAACCTTATCAAAAACAGTAGAAAAGATTTTTTACACAAGTTATCACATGAACTTGTAACTAAATATAATGCGATAATACTTGAAGACCTTAATATGAAAGGCATGAGTCAGGCGTTGAACTTTGGTAAATCTGTCGCTGATAATGGTTGGGGAATGTTTACAACCATGCTCCAATACAAATCAATGTTTTTAGGAAAACAAGTAATTAAAATTGACAAGTGGTTTCCATCGTCAAAAACTTGTTCATTTTGTGGTGCTATAAAAACTGAACTGCCACTATCTACAAGAGTTTACAAATGTGATGAATGTAACAACGAGATAGATAGAGATTTAAACGCAAGTATAAATATACGTGAGGTTGGTAGAAGTCTACTAGCCTATTAA
- the celB gene encoding PTS cellobiose transporter subunit IIC, whose amino-acid sequence MSNFMNIIEEKLMPVAAKVGQNRYLNAIKDGFVYTMPFLIIGSFILLMVNLPFTDPNNVLYMEWYANLMGAFKGDLVQPFYVSMGIMSLFVSYGIGMSLSNSYGLNGTTGGFLSMYAFLLTSAKLDWLPVGQAEGASALFLIPDGGWMPVMDARYLDAKGLFTAILGAIIAIEIFRLLVQKKFVIKLPDSVPPAIAKSFELLIPIVFVTILFHAVNIFAMKSLNIMVPEIILKAFAPLLNMSDSLISVIFIIIITHLLWFAGLHGTNIVIAIINSITLSNLAANQAALQAGEALPKIFAGGFLDAYVYIGGAGATLGLALAMSVSKNAHIKSIGKLSVIPAVFNINEPIMFGAPIVMNPLLFIPFVGIPVLNACIAWFATKFDLVGKVITLVPWTTPGPIGALLATNFSVAAFILSCALVAVSFFLYMPFLRVYEKSLNETEAA is encoded by the coding sequence ATGAGTAACTTTATGAACATTATTGAAGAAAAACTAATGCCTGTTGCTGCCAAAGTTGGACAAAACAGATATTTAAATGCAATCAAAGATGGATTTGTTTATACAATGCCGTTCCTTATCATTGGTTCATTTATCCTTTTAATGGTTAACTTACCATTTACTGATCCTAACAACGTACTTTACATGGAATGGTACGCTAATTTAATGGGAGCTTTCAAAGGAGATTTAGTACAACCATTCTATGTAAGTATGGGTATCATGTCTTTATTCGTTTCTTACGGAATTGGAATGTCTTTATCTAATAGCTACGGTCTTAACGGTACAACTGGTGGATTCTTATCAATGTATGCCTTTTTACTGACATCTGCTAAGCTAGATTGGTTACCTGTTGGTCAGGCTGAAGGAGCTAGTGCTTTATTCCTTATCCCTGATGGTGGATGGATGCCAGTTATGGATGCTAGATATCTTGATGCAAAAGGGTTATTTACAGCTATATTAGGTGCTATTATTGCTATCGAAATCTTCAGACTGCTTGTACAAAAGAAGTTTGTTATTAAACTTCCTGATTCTGTACCACCTGCAATCGCTAAATCATTCGAGTTATTAATACCTATCGTATTCGTAACAATTCTTTTCCATGCGGTAAATATTTTCGCAATGAAGAGCTTAAACATCATGGTTCCTGAAATCATCTTAAAAGCGTTTGCTCCACTATTAAATATGTCTGATTCATTAATCTCTGTAATCTTCATTATCATAATCACTCACCTTTTATGGTTTGCTGGATTACACGGAACAAACATCGTTATAGCAATCATTAACTCTATAACTTTATCTAACCTTGCTGCTAACCAAGCTGCACTTCAAGCTGGAGAAGCTTTACCAAAAATATTCGCAGGTGGATTCCTTGATGCTTATGTTTACATAGGAGGAGCTGGAGCAACTTTAGGACTTGCCCTTGCTATGTCTGTGAGTAAAAATGCACACATTAAATCTATTGGAAAACTTTCAGTTATTCCTGCAGTATTTAACATCAACGAGCCTATTATGTTCGGAGCACCAATCGTAATGAACCCATTACTATTCATTCCATTTGTTGGAATTCCAGTATTAAATGCTTGTATAGCATGGTTTGCTACAAAGTTTGATTTAGTAGGAAAAGTTATCACTCTTGTTCCTTGGACAACTCCAGGACCAATCGGAGCTTTACTTGCTACAAACTTCAGTGTTGCTGCATTCATTCTAAGTTGTGCTTTAGTGGCTGTATCATTCTTCTTATACATGCCTTTCTTAAGAGTTTATGAGAAATCATTAAACGAAACTGAAGCTGCTTAA
- a CDS encoding co-chaperone GroES family protein: protein MKIKPIGKRVLAEIINLEEKTSTGIILIQNNEEKNYRTGTIISLSDDLEITKQFKINDKIIFSKKSGIKISHSSSEKMLLELDEILGIIEE, encoded by the coding sequence ATGAAAATAAAACCAATTGGAAAAAGAGTTCTAGCGGAAATCATCAATTTAGAAGAAAAAACTTCTACTGGTATAATTTTAATTCAAAATAATGAAGAAAAAAATTATAGAACTGGAACTATTATCTCTTTAAGTGATGACCTTGAAATTACTAAACAATTTAAAATTAATGACAAGATTATTTTCTCTAAAAAATCTGGTATAAAAATATCTCACTCATCATCAGAAAAAATGTTACTTGAACTCGATGAAATTTTAGGTATTATTGAGGAGTAA
- a CDS encoding DUF969 domain-containing protein: MIKLIGVLIILVGFVIKLDTIAVVLMAGIATGLVAGIDFVEVLNILGTAFIQTRYMTLLLLTLSVVGILERNGLRERASICISKLKGATAGKVLSIYVTVRMLAAVLSMRLGGHVQFIRPLIYPMAKGAIEKDGVVTEELDEDLKGITNASENYANFFGQNVFVASSGVLLIVGTLQELGVKVEAYDVAKASIPVAIITLILAYIQYYNLDRKIKKLRAK; the protein is encoded by the coding sequence GTGATTAAATTAATAGGGGTATTAATTATTCTAGTTGGATTTGTAATCAAACTAGATACTATAGCTGTTGTTTTAATGGCTGGAATAGCAACTGGATTAGTTGCTGGAATTGACTTTGTTGAGGTTTTAAATATATTAGGAACAGCGTTTATTCAAACGAGATACATGACATTATTACTTTTAACACTTTCTGTAGTTGGAATTTTAGAAAGAAATGGATTAAGAGAAAGAGCGTCAATTTGTATATCTAAATTGAAAGGTGCTACAGCAGGTAAAGTATTATCAATATATGTAACTGTAAGAATGTTGGCAGCAGTTTTATCAATGAGATTAGGTGGACATGTACAATTTATTAGACCATTAATCTATCCTATGGCAAAAGGAGCTATTGAAAAAGATGGAGTTGTAACAGAAGAGTTAGATGAGGACTTAAAAGGAATCACAAATGCATCGGAAAACTATGCAAACTTCTTTGGTCAGAATGTATTCGTGGCCTCTTCGGGTGTTTTACTAATAGTTGGAACATTACAAGAACTTGGAGTAAAAGTCGAAGCTTATGATGTAGCTAAAGCTTCAATACCAGTAGCGATTATAACATTGATATTAGCATATATTCAATATTATAACCTAGATAGAAAAATTAAGAAATTAAGAGCAAAGTAG
- a CDS encoding ROK family protein, whose amino-acid sequence MDFKSQNKNITNLLKFIDQREGSNKLEIAENIMVSPAALTKISKKLLGDNILLEKKYVDENGRKKNLLIINYDRFFSIGVFIEENLTKVILTNLKNKVIGEFEFENRYNGNFEEYLKALLKYIENFVENSKVSIEKILGVGIVMTNEFIVKKSLDMFKEDRFLTLKKAIMERFCGYVFVETEIRAQALYEAFLEPSYKNFFLIKYGDKRGSAIIIDNKLVNPAITHYRSMGTRHFIVEPNSDIYCEICKKKGCFDTMVSPKYIFEEILKENNYSARIESLYKNMTLDEFLKRAESGEIRECKSLRKVAKYIAILMINHNNLLPLDTFLLSGRVFKSTLFLSYLKMYLQEFQLGEVHENLIVLEDKIERSELIASFLPINYIFYNYHFTENLED is encoded by the coding sequence ATGGATTTTAAAAGTCAAAATAAAAATATCACGAATTTATTAAAATTTATAGATCAACGTGAAGGGTCGAATAAGTTAGAGATTGCGGAGAATATAATGGTTTCTCCAGCAGCTTTAACTAAAATTTCAAAAAAATTATTGGGGGATAATATACTTTTAGAAAAAAAATATGTTGATGAAAACGGAAGAAAAAAAAATTTGTTAATTATAAATTATGATAGATTTTTCTCGATTGGTGTCTTTATAGAAGAGAATTTAACAAAAGTAATATTAACAAATTTAAAAAATAAAGTCATTGGTGAGTTTGAATTTGAAAACAGATATAACGGAAATTTTGAAGAGTATTTAAAAGCTTTATTAAAATATATAGAAAATTTTGTAGAAAATAGTAAGGTGTCTATAGAGAAAATATTGGGAGTAGGTATTGTTATGACCAATGAATTTATAGTTAAAAAATCTTTAGATATGTTTAAAGAGGATAGATTCTTAACTTTGAAAAAAGCTATTATGGAAAGATTTTGTGGATATGTTTTTGTTGAAACTGAGATTAGAGCTCAGGCTTTATACGAAGCTTTTTTAGAACCATCATATAAAAATTTCTTTTTAATCAAGTATGGAGACAAAAGAGGTTCTGCAATAATTATAGATAATAAACTTGTTAATCCAGCAATAACGCACTATAGATCAATGGGAACAAGACATTTTATAGTTGAACCTAATTCAGATATCTATTGTGAAATTTGTAAAAAAAAGGGATGTTTTGACACAATGGTTTCTCCAAAATATATTTTTGAAGAAATTTTAAAGGAAAATAACTATTCAGCACGAATAGAAAGTTTGTATAAAAATATGACTTTAGATGAGTTTTTAAAAAGAGCAGAAAGCGGAGAGATTAGGGAGTGTAAATCATTAAGAAAAGTCGCAAAATATATAGCAATTTTAATGATTAATCACAATAATTTACTTCCTTTAGACACTTTTTTACTTTCAGGAAGAGTGTTTAAAAGTACACTGTTTCTAAGTTATTTAAAGATGTATTTACAAGAGTTCCAATTAGGAGAAGTACATGAGAATTTAATTGTATTAGAGGATAAAATTGAGAGGTCAGAATTGATTGCATCATTTTTACCAATAAATTATATATTTTATAATTATCATTTTACAGAAAACTTAGAAGATTAA
- a CDS encoding glycerol dehydrogenase, which yields MENIILSPYKYIQGVDALKSIAKYAKKNAFVIADEFVLSITEEIINESFKKENLEVNFELFNRECSKVEVNRLKEILKIKKSEIVIGVGGGKTLDTAKAVAYYSNLPVMIVPTIASTDAPCSALSVLYTEDGQFDEYLLLPNNPDIVLMDTKIISKAPARLLASGMGDALSTYFEARACERSNALNMGGGLTTKAAMALAKLCFDILIADGEKAMFAAQRGVCTKAVENIIEANTYLSGIGFESGGLAAAHAIHNGLTILEECHDLYHGEKVAFGTLVQLFLENAPMEEIDEVLFFCKNIGLPTSLEELGVSSLETDRLLEVAKLACAPGETIHNMPFEVTPEKVLAAILAADNYGGI from the coding sequence ATGGAAAATATTATTTTATCACCTTATAAGTATATTCAAGGTGTTGATGCTTTGAAAAGTATAGCAAAATATGCTAAAAAAAATGCTTTTGTTATCGCTGATGAATTTGTATTAAGTATTACCGAGGAAATAATTAATGAAAGTTTTAAAAAAGAAAATTTAGAGGTTAATTTTGAATTGTTCAATAGAGAATGCTCAAAAGTTGAAGTAAATAGATTAAAAGAGATTTTAAAAATTAAGAAATCTGAAATTGTTATTGGAGTTGGTGGTGGAAAAACTTTAGATACAGCTAAAGCCGTTGCCTACTATTCTAACTTGCCTGTTATGATTGTGCCTACTATCGCTTCTACAGATGCTCCTTGTAGTGCTCTTTCTGTTTTATACACTGAAGATGGTCAATTTGATGAATATCTTCTTTTACCTAATAATCCTGATATTGTTTTAATGGATACTAAAATTATATCTAAAGCACCTGCTAGACTTTTAGCAAGTGGAATGGGTGATGCTCTATCAACTTATTTTGAAGCTAGAGCATGTGAACGATCAAATGCTCTTAATATGGGTGGTGGATTAACTACAAAAGCTGCCATGGCTCTTGCTAAACTTTGCTTTGATATTCTTATAGCTGATGGTGAAAAAGCTATGTTTGCTGCTCAAAGGGGAGTTTGTACTAAAGCAGTAGAAAATATTATTGAAGCTAATACATATTTAAGTGGAATTGGATTTGAAAGTGGTGGACTCGCTGCTGCTCATGCTATTCATAACGGATTAACAATTTTAGAAGAGTGTCATGACTTATATCACGGTGAGAAAGTAGCTTTTGGAACGTTAGTACAACTCTTCTTAGAAAATGCTCCTATGGAAGAGATAGATGAAGTTTTATTCTTCTGTAAAAATATTGGTTTACCTACATCCTTAGAAGAACTAGGTGTTAGTTCACTTGAAACTGATCGACTTTTAGAAGTTGCAAAATTAGCTTGTGCTCCTGGTGAAACAATTCATAATATGCCTTTTGAAGTTACTCCAGAAAAAGTTTTAGCTGCTATTTTAGCTGCTGATAATTATGGTGGCATTTAA